TCTCCGGTCATGATGTCGTCGCGCAGATCGGCCGCGATCCGCTCGTGCAGGGATCGGCGGTCGACGGCTTCCGGTTCTGCCTTGGGCACGGTCATCCGATCCTGATCTGGTAGCGCAGCCGCTGCCGTAGGGCCGGCATCACCATACGGTCGACCTGGATCGGCCGGTCGTCACGGTCCAGCGTGAGCCGCAGGAGCCGCAGGACCGGCTCCTCGGGGGCGGTGCGCAGTGCGTGGCGCTCCTGTTCGTCGGGCATCCCGGCCGTCACGTCCTCCCGGACGAGGACGCCGACGTGGCCGAGTTCGGCGAGCAGGGTGAGCGCGCCGCCGGGGATCTTCGCGGTGCCGGCGAGACGGGTGCCGCCCGCTATGGCGGTCGGGTAGTAGGTGTCGGCGAGTTCGCTGGGCTCGTCGTCGAGGAGGATCAGGCGCCGGCGTACGACGACCGGGTCGCCCTGCGGGACGCCGAGCAGCTCCGCCACGTCGGCGGGGGCGGGGACCTCGCCGGCGTGCACGATGCGCTGGGTGCCGCGCCGGCCGCCGGCCGCGGCCTCGGCCGCCCAACGGTCGCCCTGGCCCGTCCCCGGGGGCGTCAGATACGGCAACGACGTGCTGACCCAACCGCTCGCACCCACGACGCCTCCCTGTGCCGGCCCACCGGTCGGACGGCCGACCGGCCGACCGTTCTTCCGACCCTGCCGCCCTACACGGTAGGCGACTTGCCTCATCCGCCAACCGCCACCCCGAGCCACCCTCAGCCACCCTGGACTACCTTGTTACCTTTCGCGAACAACAGTAAGGTATCGCCGCAGGACGCCCCAGAACCACCGGAGGTGGCCCCCGTGCCCTTGACACGGCAACGTCGTTTCCCCCGCTCGCGCGCCTCCGTACGGGCCGCCCGCACCTTCGTCCACGAGGCCCTCGCCGACTGGGGGTGCGTCGACCGGCTGGACGACATCACGCTGTGCGTGTCGGAACTCGCCACGAACGCCCTGCTGCACGGTGTCCCTCCGGGCAGGCAGTACTGCGTGACCCTCACCCTCGACGGCCCCCTGATCCGCCTGGCCGTACGCGACACCGGCGACCACCCCGCCCCCGCGTCCCCGCCCACCCCGGACGCCTGCTCGGGCCGGGGCCTCCACCTGGCCCGCAACGTGGCCGACGACTTCGGCATCACGCCCCACGTCGTGGGCAAAACCGTCTGGACCCTCTTCAAGACGGACGCCTGCGCGGCACGGGCCGACCGGGCTGGATCGGCCCTGCGGAACTGATCTACGTGGGCCAGGTCGCCCTACGTGCACCACCACAGGAAGCGGTTGCAGGTTTCCGACGGTGATGGTTCGGGGGTGGGGGAGGTGGTCGGGTCGGCGCTCGGGGCGGTGGTCTGGTCCGTCGGGGGCGTCACGTCGGACGTGGAGCCGGAGGAGCCCGGGCGGGTTGCGGACAGGGGGTCCTTGGCGGGGGTCGCCTCGGCGTCCCCGGAGGGCGTCGAGGACGCCGAGGCCGAGGGGGACGTGGAGGGTTCCGGGGAGGCGGAGGAGGTGCTCTTGCCGGTGGCCGTCTCGTCGTCCAGGGGCTGGGCCGTCCGGTCCGGGGACGGGGTTCCCTCGTCGACCTCCGAGGACTCGCCGCCGGCCGCCGCCGGGTTCGGGGAGCTGAAGCCCGGCGCGTCCATGCCGAGTTCGGCCAGGCTCAGGCCGGCGGCCGCCAGGACGAAGCCGGTGGTTATCAGCACGGCGCGACGGCGGCGCCTGCGGTGCACGGCGGCCTTGCGATCGCGACGACTCGCGTCGACGGCGCCCGGTCCCTCCTCGGCGTCGTCCACAGAGTCCTCGGCGTCGCCCGTCAGCGGCGCGGCCTGTCCGCGCCCGCGCCCCCGGCCACGCCCCTGCCCACGGCGACGAGCGGCCCGCCCCTGCGGCTCACCCTCACCGCCGCGGTCGACCTCGCCCTCAGCCACCGGACCGGCCTCGCCCTCAGCCGCCCGTCCTGTCTCGATCCCGCCGCTCCGGTCGGGCTCGAACGCGCCCTCCCCGGCGGTGCTGCTCGCGCCGCCCCAGTCCGCCGCCAAGGCGGCGTCCTGGGTGCCGTAGGGCGCCGGAGCCGACGGCGGGTATGCCGTCGCTTCCGCGGTGTACGCGCGTAGCTGATGGGCTGGGGCGCCGCACCCCGGGCAGGTGAGGGCGCCGTTGAGGTGCCGTCGGCACGGGTCGCAGTAGTCCATGACGCGGGAAGACTAAGTTGCCGGATGGTCACGTTCCTAGGTCAGCCTGTGAAAGTTGTGTGGGAAACCAGTCATCCTGGCACGGGGGCCCGACCGACCCGTTATCGAAAGCCGGGGCCGAAAGTGTCGAAACCGTTACGTGTTCGACCCATTGACACCCCCCTCACTCCGTCCTTACTGTCACGCCAGCATTTCGAACGAGTGACGAAATCTCGAACAGCCCTGAAAGGCAGCTTCCGTGCGCATCACCGGAATCAGCACACACGTGGTCGGGACGCCCTGGCGCAACCTGACCTACGTACTCGTGCACACCGACGAGGGCATCACGGGTGTCGGCGAGACCCGCATGCTGGGCCACACCGACGCGCTGATCGGCTACCTGAAGGAGGCCGAGGCCAACCACATTCTCGGCTCCGACCCGTTCGCTGTCGAGGACCTGGTGCGCCGGATGAAGTACGGCGACTACGGCCGCGCCGGCGAGATCGTGATGTCCGGTATCGCCGTCGTCGAGATGGCCTGCTGGGACATCAAGGGCAAGGCCCTCGGCGTGCCGGTCTGGCAGTTGCTCGGCGGCAAGGTCACCGACAAGGTCAAGGCGTACGCCAACGGCTGGTACACCACCGAGCGGACGCCCGAGGCGTACCACAAGGCGGCGCAGGGGGTCATGGAGCGCGGATACAAGGCGCTGAAGATCGACCCCTTCGGCACCGGCCACTTCGAGCTGGACCACGCGCAGACCCTGTACGCCGTCTCCCTCATCGAGGCCGTGCGCGACGCCATCGGGCCGGACTCCGAGCTGATGCTGGAGATGCACGGCCGCTTCTCCCCCGCCACCGCGATCCGCCTCGCCCACGAGCTCGCGCCCTTCAAGCCCGCCTGGCTGGAGGAGCCCTGCCCGCCGGAGAACCTGAAGGCGCTGGAGAAGGTCGCCGCCAAGGTCGACATCCCCGTCGCCACCGGTGAGCGCATCCACGACCGCATCGAGTTCCGTGAGCTCTTCGAGAGCCAGGCCGTCGACATCATCCAGCCGGACGTCGGCCACATCGGTGGAATCTGGGAGACGAGGAAGCTCGCCGCGACCGCCGAGGCGCACTACGTGCTCGTCGCCCCGCACAACGTCGGCGGCCCGGTCCTGACCGCCGCCTCGCTCCAGGTCGGGTTCACCTCCCCGAACTTCAAGATCCTCGAGCACTTCAACGACTTCGCGGACGCGGAGATCAAGAAGGTCGTCAAGGGCGCGCCCGAGGTGATCGACGGCTACTTCCACCTCTCCGACGCGCCCGGCCTCGGCGTCGAGCTGGACGTGGACGCCGCCGCCGAGTTCCCGCAGCAGCAGGCCCGCTTCGACCTGTGGGCCGACGGCTGGGAGCAGCGCAAGCCGAAGGGCGGCGACAAGTGAGCGGTGCCGCCGTCGTCGTCGACTCGCCGGGCAGGCACCGGCTCGTCCCGTACGAGCCCCGGCCGCCGGAGGCCGGTGAGGCGCTGGTGCGCGTCCACGCCACCGGCATCTGCGGCAGCGACCGCGAGGTGTACCAGGGCAACCGGCCCGAGGGGTACGTCCGCTACCCGCTGACCCCGGGCCACGAGTGGTCCGGGACGGTCGACACGGTCGGCGCCGGGGTCCCCTCGTCGCTGGTCGGGCGCAAGGTCGTCGGTGAGGGCTCCCGCAACTGTCAGGTCTGCGACCGCTGCCACGCGGGCGAGACCACGCTGTGCACGGACGGCTACGAGGAGACGGGCTTCACCCAGCCCGGGGCGATGGCCTCGACCCTCACCCTGCCGTCCCGCCTGCTGCACGTGCTCCCCGAGGACGCCGACCTCACCGCCGCCGCCCTCCTGGAGCCCGCCGCCTGCATCGCGGCCGCCGCGATCAAGGCCCGTGCGCTGCCCGGCGAGCGGGTGGCCGTGGTCGGCACCGGCACCCTGGGCATGCTCGCCGTCCAGTTCCTGAAGGCGGGTTCGCCGGCCGAGCTGCTCGTCGTGGGCACCCGAAACGACCGGGAGACGCTGTCCCGGCAATTCGGGGCCACCGACTTCCGCACCTGGGACCAGGAGCTGCCGGACGACTTCGACGTCGTCGTCGAGACCGCGGGTTCGGCCTCCGCCGCCCGGATGGCCACCTCGCTGCTCAGGCGCGGCGGACGGCTGGTCCTGACCGGGATCCCGGCGCCGGGCGCCGAGGGGCTCGACCCGACGGACCTGGTGGTGCGCCAGCTGGAGGTGCTCACCGTCTTCGGGGCGCCGCCGCAGGCCTGGTCGCACACCGTGCGGGTGTTCGGTGCCGGGCTGCTGGATCTGCTGTCGCTGGTCACCCACGAGCTGCCGCTCGCCGACTTCTCCGAGGCCATCGAGCTGGTGGGATCCGGCGATCCGAAGGTGGGCAAGGTGCTGCTCCGGCCTTAGAAGGCCCCCTAGTCGTACGCCGGTACGGGGGCAACCTGACGGTCTCCGTACCGGCGTACACCCAGACATCGCATCACGCACCCCGCATGCCTTGAGCCGCGAACCTCGTCCGAAATATCGAACATGAAGGACAGCTAGTGACGACCGACGCCTCCGACACGGCAGCCCGTCGACCCGGCGAGCAGACGCTCGCCGCGCTCGGCCTCGGCGCGCCCGCCCTCGACCCCGCCGACGCCTCCTCCCACGCCTTCCCGGGCGGCGGCCGCTGGCGCACCGAGGTCCCTTCGTGCGAGGGTCCCGAAGCGCTGGCCGTCATCCTCAAGGAAGCCTCGCTGCTCGACGTGCCGGTCCACCGGATCAGCCAGGGCAGCGGCGTGTGGATGCTCTCCGACGCCGAGATCACCGAGATGGTCCAGGCGACGGGCGAGCGTGACATCGAGCTCTGCCTGTTCACCGGTCCGCGCGGCACCTGGGACATCGGCGGCTCCACCCGGACCGACTCGCGCGGCGGGGGCCTGCGGGCTCGCGGGCACGACGCGGTCGCCGGATGTGTCGAAGACGCCGTCCGGGCCACGGAGCTGGGCGTCAAGTGCCTGCTCGTCGCCGACGAGGGCGTGCTGTGGACGCTGCACCGGGCACGACGGTCCGGCATCATCCCGGCCGACACGACGCTGAAGGTGTCGGCGCTCATCGGCCCCGTCAACCCGGCCGCGTACGCGGTGTACGAGCGGCTCGGCGCCGACTCGCTCAACGTGCCCAGCGACCTGACGCTCGATCACCTCACCGAGATCCGCCGGGTGTCGGGCGCCCCCATGGACATGTACATCGAGGCCCCCGACGATCTCGGCGGCTATATCCGGATGTACGAGGTCGCCGAGCTGATCCGGCGCGGCGCACCGCTGTATCTCAAGTTCGGCCTGTCCAAGGCCCCGGGGATCTACCCGTACGGCCACCACATGCGCGACCTGACGCTCTCCACGGCCCGGGAGCGGGTGCGGCGCGGAAGGCTCGCGCTGGACCTGCTCGCGCGGCACGGAGCGGACGGCGACATGGCCCCGCTCGGCTCGCGTCTGCCGGGTGAACTGAACCGCTTCGACATCCGGTCATAACGTTCCGGAAACCCCGCTTCACAGAAGCCGACACAGGCGCGCAGAATCCCACACACCCCCTTCTCGGTCTTCCCGGCGTCAGATCCGGGAGCGCCCTTCGCACCGCGAGACCGATCACTGCACACACATCAAGGATGATGACCATGCGTAACCGCAGAGCCGCCCTCGCCGCCATAGCCGGAGCCGCCTCCCTCGCCCTGACCCTGACCGCCTGCGGGCAGTCCGGGGAGGGCGGCAGCAAGACGGAGTCGGGCGACGCCAAGGGCGGGACGATCGGCATCGCGATGCCGACCAAGTCCTCCGAGCGCTGGATCACCGACGGCGCCAACGTCGAGAAGGACCTCAAGGCCAAGGGCTACAAGACCAAGCTGGTCTTCGGCGAGGACGACCCCGACCAGCAGGTCTCGCAGATCGAGAACCTGATCACCCAGGGCGTCAAGGCGCTGATCATCGCCGCCATCGACAACAAGTCCCTGAACAACGTCCTCCAGCAGGCCGCCGACGCCAAGATCCCGGTCATCTCCTACGACCGCCTGATCCTCGGCACGAAGAACGTCGACTACTACGCGTCCTTCGACAACGAGAAGGTCGGCAAGCTCCAGGCCGGCTACCTCGTCGACAAGCTGGGCCTGGCGGCCGGCAAGGGCCCGTTCAACATCGAGCTGTTCGCCGGCTCCAACGACGACAACAACACCAAGTACTTCTTCAACGGCGCGATGAGCGTGCTCCAGCCGTACATCGACAGCAAGAAGCTGGTCGTCAAGTCCGGCCAGACCAAGATGACCCAGGTCACCACCCTGCGCTGGGACGGCGCCACCGCCCAGAAGCGCATGGAGGACATGCTCACCTCGTCGTACACCACCGGCAGGGTCGACGCGGTGCTCTCGCCGTACGACGGCATCTCGATCGGCATCATCGCCGCGCTGAAGTCGGACGGCTACGGCACGGCCGGCAAGCCGCTGCCGGTGATCAGCGGTCAGGACGCCGAGCTGGCCTCCGTGAAGTCGATCATCGCGGGTGAGCAGTCGATGACC
The Streptomyces sp. NBC_01485 genome window above contains:
- a CDS encoding UTRA domain-containing protein; amino-acid sequence: MGASGWVSTSLPYLTPPGTGQGDRWAAEAAAGGRRGTQRIVHAGEVPAPADVAELLGVPQGDPVVVRRRLILLDDEPSELADTYYPTAIAGGTRLAGTAKIPGGALTLLAELGHVGVLVREDVTAGMPDEQERHALRTAPEEPVLRLLRLTLDRDDRPIQVDRMVMPALRQRLRYQIRIG
- a CDS encoding ATP-binding protein; amino-acid sequence: MPLTRQRRFPRSRASVRAARTFVHEALADWGCVDRLDDITLCVSELATNALLHGVPPGRQYCVTLTLDGPLIRLAVRDTGDHPAPASPPTPDACSGRGLHLARNVADDFGITPHVVGKTVWTLFKTDACAARADRAGSALRN
- a CDS encoding SCO2400 family protein, which produces MDYCDPCRRHLNGALTCPGCGAPAHQLRAYTAEATAYPPSAPAPYGTQDAALAADWGGASSTAGEGAFEPDRSGGIETGRAAEGEAGPVAEGEVDRGGEGEPQGRAARRRGQGRGRGRGRGQAAPLTGDAEDSVDDAEEGPGAVDASRRDRKAAVHRRRRRRAVLITTGFVLAAAGLSLAELGMDAPGFSSPNPAAAGGESSEVDEGTPSPDRTAQPLDDETATGKSTSSASPEPSTSPSASASSTPSGDAEATPAKDPLSATRPGSSGSTSDVTPPTDQTTAPSADPTTSPTPEPSPSETCNRFLWWCT
- a CDS encoding mandelate racemase/muconate lactonizing enzyme family protein; its protein translation is MRITGISTHVVGTPWRNLTYVLVHTDEGITGVGETRMLGHTDALIGYLKEAEANHILGSDPFAVEDLVRRMKYGDYGRAGEIVMSGIAVVEMACWDIKGKALGVPVWQLLGGKVTDKVKAYANGWYTTERTPEAYHKAAQGVMERGYKALKIDPFGTGHFELDHAQTLYAVSLIEAVRDAIGPDSELMLEMHGRFSPATAIRLAHELAPFKPAWLEEPCPPENLKALEKVAAKVDIPVATGERIHDRIEFRELFESQAVDIIQPDVGHIGGIWETRKLAATAEAHYVLVAPHNVGGPVLTAASLQVGFTSPNFKILEHFNDFADAEIKKVVKGAPEVIDGYFHLSDAPGLGVELDVDAAAEFPQQQARFDLWADGWEQRKPKGGDK
- a CDS encoding zinc-dependent alcohol dehydrogenase, yielding MSGAAVVVDSPGRHRLVPYEPRPPEAGEALVRVHATGICGSDREVYQGNRPEGYVRYPLTPGHEWSGTVDTVGAGVPSSLVGRKVVGEGSRNCQVCDRCHAGETTLCTDGYEETGFTQPGAMASTLTLPSRLLHVLPEDADLTAAALLEPAACIAAAAIKARALPGERVAVVGTGTLGMLAVQFLKAGSPAELLVVGTRNDRETLSRQFGATDFRTWDQELPDDFDVVVETAGSASAARMATSLLRRGGRLVLTGIPAPGAEGLDPTDLVVRQLEVLTVFGAPPQAWSHTVRVFGAGLLDLLSLVTHELPLADFSEAIELVGSGDPKVGKVLLRP
- the chvE gene encoding multiple monosaccharide ABC transporter substrate-binding protein, with amino-acid sequence MRNRRAALAAIAGAASLALTLTACGQSGEGGSKTESGDAKGGTIGIAMPTKSSERWITDGANVEKDLKAKGYKTKLVFGEDDPDQQVSQIENLITQGVKALIIAAIDNKSLNNVLQQAADAKIPVISYDRLILGTKNVDYYASFDNEKVGKLQAGYLVDKLGLAAGKGPFNIELFAGSNDDNNTKYFFNGAMSVLQPYIDSKKLVVKSGQTKMTQVTTLRWDGATAQKRMEDMLTSSYTTGRVDAVLSPYDGISIGIIAALKSDGYGTAGKPLPVISGQDAELASVKSIIAGEQSMTVYKDLRKLAQVATDMVDASLNGKKPEVNDTKSYDNGTKVVPAYLLQPVSVDKTNYEKELVQGGYYTADQLK